In a genomic window of Roseiflexus castenholzii DSM 13941:
- a CDS encoding choice-of-anchor X domain-containing protein, producing the protein MLRDDGVASDLISDDGVYAVAILPDENGEHRIDVVPALRRV; encoded by the coding sequence ATGCTGCGCGATGACGGCGTTGCATCCGATCTCATTTCCGACGATGGCGTCTATGCTGTGGCAATCCTGCCCGACGAGAATGGCGAGCATCGGATTGACGTTGTACCTGCGCTGCGAAGAGTATGA
- a CDS encoding DNA adenine methylase, with the protein MIRSPLRYPGGKSRAIQRMLYLIPDSFDEYREPFVGGGSFFILLRQKYPDVKMWINDLNTELFYFWKCAQEDSARLAREVMKIKVERANGRELFYELLGMDTSKMSEFERAVRFFVLNRITFSGVVEAGGYSEGAFIGRFTRSSIERLALLGEILEGVRITNSDYKDLLQDGDQRVFTFLDPPYFAATKSRLYGKNGMLHEIFDHFEFAEQMKKCRHSWLITYDDSPEIRQNFHFAYMHRWELQYGMNNYKQRKAEKGAELFLSNYPLPIGQEASPALPDSVFIQRSLW; encoded by the coding sequence ATGATTAGAAGTCCACTGCGCTATCCTGGCGGAAAGTCGCGCGCAATACAGCGCATGCTTTATCTGATACCTGATTCATTCGATGAGTATCGTGAGCCGTTTGTAGGCGGCGGTTCATTCTTTATCTTGCTGAGGCAAAAGTACCCTGATGTAAAGATGTGGATCAATGATCTCAATACTGAGTTGTTCTACTTCTGGAAATGTGCTCAGGAAGACTCCGCCAGACTGGCGCGTGAAGTTATGAAGATAAAGGTGGAGCGAGCAAACGGTAGGGAACTTTTTTATGAATTGCTGGGAATGGATACGTCTAAGATGAGCGAGTTTGAGCGAGCAGTGAGGTTCTTTGTTCTAAACCGTATTACATTTTCTGGAGTGGTTGAAGCAGGAGGCTATTCTGAAGGAGCTTTTATTGGAAGATTTACAAGGTCTTCAATAGAGCGATTGGCTTTGCTAGGTGAAATTCTGGAAGGTGTCAGGATTACCAATTCAGATTATAAAGATTTGTTGCAAGACGGTGATCAAAGGGTTTTTACCTTCCTGGATCCGCCTTACTTTGCAGCAACAAAATCAAGGCTGTATGGAAAGAACGGCATGCTCCACGAAATCTTCGATCATTTCGAGTTTGCTGAACAGATGAAGAAGTGTCGGCACTCATGGTTGATTACATACGACGACTCCCCAGAGATTCGTCAAAATTTTCATTTTGCATATATGCACCGTTGGGAACTACAGTATGGAATGAACAATTATAAGCAGCGCAAAGCCGAAAAAGGCGCTGAGTTGTTTCTCTCCAACTATCCGCTTCCGATTGGTCAGGAAGCATCACCCGCCCTGCCGGACAGCGTGTTCATCCAGCGCTCTCTGTGGTGA
- a CDS encoding S41 family peptidase, which translates to MAFRFRFLRRLAAASLFLLAGFAGGWVSATIFADSISLTRLVPAIGPGLVANQETPPSLRQQFRVFWEVWNLVETEFYQRDKINHTRMIRGAITGMLASLDDPYTVYQEPELASQTNEHMQGRMGGIGTYLRITDGRAFLYKPIKGAPAEAAGLKQDDEIVAIDGEPVAPMIAGLDVNEAAVKVASKIRGQAGTQVRLTIRRQPDDQVFDITLTRADIVVPGVEAQLVDGGIAYIRIIEFKANTVPEFDQALRELLPQAPNGIVLDMRNNPGGFLDQARAVLGRLYNGVALYEQNSKGEITEIRTVGGDIRAFDVPIVVLVNGSSASASEIVAGALRDSRPNVTLIGEKTFGKGSVQNIYHLSDGSSARITFAHWLTPARTEIDKVGITPQYVIPYAEDPATQTLCVGDRQPPPGATTCADNQLFYAIRLLRTGEAPPSMPAAAR; encoded by the coding sequence ATGGCCTTCCGTTTTCGGTTCCTTCGTCGTCTTGCCGCTGCAAGTCTGTTCCTGCTAGCGGGGTTCGCCGGCGGTTGGGTCAGCGCGACCATTTTTGCCGACAGCATCTCGCTCACGCGCCTGGTTCCGGCGATCGGTCCAGGATTGGTTGCCAATCAGGAAACGCCGCCATCGCTCCGGCAGCAGTTCCGCGTCTTCTGGGAAGTGTGGAACCTGGTCGAGACCGAGTTCTATCAGCGCGACAAGATCAACCACACCCGCATGATCCGCGGCGCCATCACCGGCATGCTGGCATCGCTCGACGATCCGTACACCGTCTATCAGGAACCGGAGCTGGCATCACAGACGAATGAGCACATGCAGGGGCGAATGGGAGGCATCGGCACCTATCTACGGATCACCGACGGGCGCGCATTTCTCTACAAGCCAATCAAAGGAGCGCCAGCCGAAGCCGCCGGTCTCAAACAGGACGACGAGATCGTGGCGATTGACGGCGAACCGGTCGCGCCGATGATTGCCGGTCTCGACGTGAACGAAGCGGCTGTCAAGGTCGCATCGAAAATCCGCGGGCAGGCGGGTACGCAGGTGCGCCTGACTATCCGGCGGCAACCGGACGACCAGGTGTTCGACATCACTCTGACGCGCGCCGACATCGTGGTGCCCGGCGTCGAAGCCCAACTGGTCGATGGCGGAATTGCCTATATTCGCATTATCGAGTTCAAAGCCAATACCGTCCCCGAATTCGACCAGGCGCTGCGCGAGTTGCTTCCGCAAGCGCCAAACGGCATCGTCCTCGATATGCGCAACAACCCCGGCGGCTTCCTCGACCAGGCGCGTGCCGTGCTCGGGCGGCTCTACAATGGGGTCGCGCTCTACGAGCAGAACAGCAAAGGGGAAATCACCGAAATCCGCACCGTTGGCGGTGATATTCGCGCCTTCGATGTCCCCATCGTCGTGCTGGTCAATGGCAGTTCCGCCAGCGCCAGCGAGATCGTCGCTGGCGCATTGCGTGACAGTCGTCCGAACGTGACGCTGATCGGCGAGAAAACCTTCGGCAAGGGATCGGTGCAGAACATCTACCACCTGAGCGATGGCAGCAGTGCGCGAATCACGTTCGCGCACTGGCTCACCCCGGCGCGCACCGAAATCGACAAGGTTGGCATTACGCCGCAGTACGTCATTCCTTATGCCGAAGACCCTGCCACGCAAACCCTGTGTGTCGGCGACCGCCAGCCGCCGCCGGGAGCGACGACCTGCGCCGACAACCAGTTGTTCTACGCCATCCGGCTGCTGCGCACCGGCGAAGCGCCGCCATCGATGCCGGCGGCGGCACGGTGA
- a CDS encoding 16S rRNA (uracil(1498)-N(3))-methyltransferase: MPRRSRDTVQSNTYRFFVDPAAFDTERVRLFDPELGHQLANVLRLGRGERVVLLDGEGWQYTVMLETVDRRGTVNGVIESREVAGGEPRLALTVYLPLIRAERFEWALQKGVELGVAAFVPTVCARSIDAAPDERRLARWRRIIREAAEQSRRGRLPRLAPSLTFNEACTQFTLHSPALLLWEGDNATPLAGALHALRRDTSPAALGIFSGPEGGLTNDERQWAERHGIMIVSLGPRTLRAETAPIAAIAIIMYEIG; encoded by the coding sequence ATGCCTCGCCGTTCGCGTGATACTGTTCAGAGCAACACGTATCGTTTCTTTGTCGATCCTGCGGCATTCGACACGGAACGGGTGCGTCTGTTCGATCCCGAACTGGGACATCAACTGGCAAACGTGTTGCGGTTGGGGCGCGGTGAGCGCGTCGTTTTGCTCGATGGCGAGGGGTGGCAGTACACTGTCATGTTGGAAACAGTTGATCGGCGCGGGACGGTGAACGGTGTGATCGAGTCGCGCGAAGTTGCAGGCGGCGAACCGCGCCTTGCGCTGACCGTCTACCTGCCGCTCATCCGGGCGGAGCGGTTCGAGTGGGCGTTGCAGAAAGGGGTCGAACTGGGGGTAGCAGCGTTTGTTCCAACCGTATGTGCGCGCAGCATCGACGCTGCTCCCGACGAGCGCCGTCTTGCGCGCTGGCGGCGGATTATCCGCGAGGCAGCCGAACAATCGCGGCGCGGACGGCTTCCGCGCTTGGCGCCTTCCCTGACGTTCAACGAAGCATGCACACAGTTTACGCTCCATTCCCCTGCACTGCTTCTATGGGAAGGCGACAACGCCACGCCGCTTGCCGGGGCGCTCCACGCGCTACGCCGCGACACATCACCGGCGGCGCTGGGCATCTTCAGCGGACCAGAGGGCGGATTGACCAACGATGAACGCCAATGGGCTGAACGACATGGTATCATGATCGTGTCGCTTGGTCCGCGCACGCTGCGCGCTGAAACCGCACCCATTGCGGCTATAGCGATCATTATGTATGAGATTGGATGA